Within Aliidiomarina minuta, the genomic segment GTTACCTCATCAATGTTAGTAGTTTGCTCGCTTTGCCGCATGCTTCGTTGCAGCGCTGAAGTGAGCTCCTTCAGATTTTCGTTGGATTCGCGGAAATTCTGTTGGTTGGTTTCAACCTGAGAAATACTCTGACTATGAAAAGTTTCAAGCTGACTGTTAGATAGTTGCAACAGTTCTGTCTGTATGTCGGTAACCCCCATCAAAGCCGGAATCGCCACTTCATTTACTTCTTCACTGGACTTACCAATAGCGTTCAGACTTATAAATGAATTTAAACTGATAATCAGCAAAAGCAAAGTAATAATGGCAAACCCGCCAATTACCCGCGCTGCGACGGTTAACCTCATGACATTCTCCTAATGCAAACCTGATATATGCTTATTTTATGAGAGCACTATAACTAAATTATAAGCATTTGGAAATTGCATTGATCTTATTAATCGGCTAAAGCGTCCTGTTGGTAGTAATAATTATTCTCATAATCCCAAAGGGTGAGCTTATTTCCCCATACACAGCCAGTATCCAAAGCAACGATATCTTTTCGCTGACTATCTCCATTTAGCGCGGCCCAGTGTCCGAAAGCTATTGTAGTTGCGCTCTCGGGCCAGATTTTAAACCAGGGTTTAATAGTTTCAGGTGCCTCAGCGGGAGGGGCTTTGCAGTCCAGGTCGAGTATTACTTTTTGCTGCTGTTGACGACAAAAGCGCATGCGGGTAAATGCATTAACAATAAAACGGAAGCGTTCAGAGCCCTGTAGTCCGTCATCCCAGGTATCCGGCTGATTACTGTACATGTCCCTTAAAAAGGGGACAAATTGCTCGCTTTGCAGCACCAGGCTAGCTTCGTCTGCCAGTTGCTGTGCCTGGTGGAGCGACCAGCCCGGATAAATGCCTGCATGAGCCATTGCCAGAGGGGCACTTGGGTGCTGTAGCATTAACGGCTGCTGACGTAACCAGTCAATCCAGTAATGGCGTTGAGAGCTATTGAGTATGGTTTCGGTATTGTCTTTAGGGTTGGCTGGCTTTACACCACAAAGCACGCTCAGAAGATTGAGGTCATGATTGCCGGATACACATTGAAAAGCGCTGCCCAGGCTGTCTACTAGCTGTAAAACTTCTAACGGTTGCGGACCCCGGCCGATTAGATCCCCTACTGACCAAAGCTGATCATGGGCAGGGTTGAAACTGACCTGGCTGAGCAACATTTCGAATTCTCGCGCGCAACCGTGAATGTCACCAACCAGATAAAGCGCCATGAGATACCTTTAATGTAAGATATTGGGAACTGCCAGGCGGAAAGCCGGAATGGGAACCTCGATGTCATCACCGTTTTCCCAAAGCATACCGTAACTTCCCTGCATGCTGCCCAACGGAGTGGTTAGCACCGTGCCGCTAGTGTAAGTAAAATGCTCCCCTGGACCTATATGAGGTTGTTTACCCACTACTCCATCACCAGCCACCTGGGTTACTTTGCCATCAGCATCATTGATGCTCCACTCACGGGTCAGTAACTGAATACTTTGCTGTGCATTATTGGCAATAGTAATGGTGTAGGCAAAAACGTACTGATCCTGTTCAGGATTAGACTGCGCATCCATAAACTGGGTTTCGACCTGAATATTAATCGGAGAATTATTCATGATCTGATTCTTGCTCCGTTAACCAATTTGCGATATTACAGAAATCTACCACATTCAGGGTTTCAGGGCGAACACTGGGGTCGATACCCAAAGCTTCAAGTTGCTGCTCACTGACTAACTCCTTGAAGTTATTGCGTACGGTTTTACGGCGTTGGTTAAAACCAGTGAGACATACATTGTTCAGCATTTTACGGTCGTGCACTGGATAAACCGGGTTGTCCATAGGGCGCAGGCGGACAACAGCGGACTCTACTTTAGGAGGCGGAGTAAAAGCCCCAGGCGGTACATGCAGTACGGGTGCTACTTCACAGGCTTGCTGAATCATGACTGATAAACGACCAAAGGTTTTATTACCCGGGGTTGCCGCCATGCGTGCAACGACTTCTTTTTGTAGCATAAAATGCATATCTTCTATTTGTCCAACCTGGTTTAACAGGTGGAAAATCAAAGGTGTTGAAATATTGTAAGGTAGATTACCGAAGACTCTGAGTTTTTTTCCCAGCTCTTGCGCCAGTTCGCTGAAGTCGAAGCGTAAAGCATCGACACGATGAACGGTTAATAAATCAGCTAAAACAGGGTGCTGCTGTAAACGGTCAGCCAGATCTCTATCTAGTTCAATAACATGTAACTGGCGGCAGATATCGGCGACAGGCTCGGTAAGTGCAGCGAGGCCAGGACCGATTTCAACCAGCGCTTCATCTGGCTGAGGATGGATGGCACTGACGATAGACTCTATTACATCCTGGTCGTGTAAAAAATTTTGACCAAAACGCTTGCGGGCGAAGTGCCCCTGGTGGACTTTACTCATAGTGATTGGTTAGCCATGCTAATGGCTTGCTCGATAGCAAGCTTAAAACTGCCTACATTGGCATTACCCTGGCCAGCCAAATCGAGCGCTGTGCCATGGTCTACTGAGGTGCGAATAAAAGGCAGGCCAAGGGTAATATTCACCGCTGCTCCGAAACCTTTATATTTAAGTACTGGTAATCCCTGATCATGAAACATGGCAAGTACAACATCGGCCTGCTCCAGATACTTGGGTTGAAAAATGGTATCGGCAGGAAAAGGGCCTGGTAAATGGTAGCCATATTCATCACGTAACTCTTGGAGGGCAGGAATGATAACATCAATTTCCTCGGTCCCCAGGTGGCCGTTTTCACCAGCGTGCGGATTCAGGCCGCAAACCAGAATGCGAGGTTGCGGCAGGTTAAATTTGTTTACCATATCTGCGTGTAAAATATGGATAACCTGCTGGATACGCTCTTTGGTAATAGCTTTAGAAACATAGGCTAGCGGTAGATGAGTGGTCACCAGAGCGACTCGTAAGCCCTCTGTCGCCAGCATCATGACAACATCGTTGCAACCGGCCTGATGGGCAAAAAATTCGGTATGTCCACTGAAGGCAATCCCGGCATCATTAATAACCCCTTTATGCACAGGCCCGGTGACCACGGCTGCAAACTCACCATCAAGATTACCCTGACAGGCACGGTTCAAGGTTGAAACTACATACTGACCGTTGGCTTCGTCAAGGACGCCAGGTGTCACCTTCGCTGCCACAGGCAGGTGGAGTACAGTCATGCTGCCGGCGGGCAAAGGCCGTGCCGGTAAATCTGCATCGTAGTCGACGATCTCCAAAGGTAACCCAAGCAATGCAGCGCGTTCCTGAAGCATTGATTTATCGGCACAGACTACCAATTCAACCGGCCATTTTTGCTGGCACAACTGGATGATTAAATCCGGACCGATACCCGCCGGTTCACCGGCAGTTATGGCAATGCGTTGAGGCATTTAGCGCACCACCTCTACGTAAGCTCCGTCACGAATTTCCTGTAGCCAGATATCCAGTTCTTCGCGGAATTTACGGTTATAGAGCATTTGCTGTGCCTGATCCTGTTTGCGTTGATCGGTTATGTCTTCTACCCGGCGGTCCTGCACTTCGACAATATGCCAGCCGTGAGTAGTGCGAAAAGGTTCGCTAATAACACCTTCTTCCTGACTCATTACACGGTCGCGAAACTCAGGCACATAGGCAGAAGGGTCAGACCATCCCAGTTCGCCGCCGAGGGCTGCAGACCCCGTATCCGATGAATGTTCACGGGCCAGCTCTGCAAAGTCTTTCTCACCATCAATAATCTGTTGACGGAATTCTGTCAGCATTTGCTGTGCGCGGTTATCTGAAAGAATAACAGAGGGCTGAATTAAAATATGACGCGCTTTGACTTCTTCTGCGGTAAAGGCGTCTGCGCCCCGTACATCATTTACTTTTAGAATGTGAAAACCCACACCTGAACGCAAAGGGCCAACCAGGGTGCCGGGACTTTCGCCATCCACCGCCGCAGCAAATAAAGTAGGCATGGCGTTACTACTCATCCAACCCATCTCACCGCCGTCAAGAGCGTTAGCGGCTGAGGAAGCTGATATTGCCACCTGAGCGAAGTCGTCACCTTCATTAAGGGTTTCCATAACTCGATCTGCGCGGCGTCTTGCCGCGGCTTCATCCTGGTCGCCCTCTTCGTTCTGGAAGCTGATAAGAATATGACTCAGGTTGTATTCGGTAGCAGACTGTCCCTGTTCGTCAATCAGCCTGACCAGGTTATTTACTTCCTGAGGACTGATGTAAATACGGCGTTGTACCTGTGAACGCTGAACTTCGTTGGTAATGATTTGTTCTCGGACCTCTTCGCGATACGAATTCCAGGTAAGACCATCGGCAATAACCTGATTACGCAGAGCTTCAACCGGCATGTTATTTTCTGCGGCAATTGAGGCGATAGCCTGATCCAGCTGAGCATCACTGATGCGTATGCCCATATTTTCTGCCATACTAATCTGCAGCTTTTGCAAAATCAGGCGTTCGGTCGCCTGAGTCCGCAGAGCTTGCTCTGACGGCAGGCTGCGCCCGGAAGCCGCGGCATCTCTTCTTACTGATTGCACGAGGCTTTCAACTTCACTCTCCAGAACGACATTGTTATTTACCACAACGACGACCTGATCGAGCAGTTCTTCGGCCGTACTTGCTGTACTGAATAGCAGCGTGATTGCAAATAAGCAGGAGGTTACTACTTTCATATAATTTCCATTAGTTACTTAAATAAAACGGCCGACGGTATCCAAAAATGCCCTGCTGCAATAAATTGCTAAGGCTGGAACGGTCGCCCGACAAGCCGGTAATTACAAATTGCAGGCTAATCCCGTTATCAAACTCCGCCGGTGTCAGAGGTTGTGTACTTGAAATGCCTTCGAAATTACGGTCAATTCTACGATATCCACTTACTCGCAGGGCCCAGCAGCAACGTTCATACTGAAACCCGAAATTAACATCAAGTGCGTCTCCATTACGCAAATCCTGATACCAGTGACCCGCTATTGACCAGTCTTGATGAACTTGCCAGGTGGTCACTAAGCCGAGCTGTTCGACATCGGCTTCTGTACCAACAAGACCTCGAATCTGACGATGGTTCAACTGTATCAAATTGTTGCTATCTTTACGATATTCAACAGCAGACCGACTTTTTTGCATTTGGTTCAGCTGACTATCGTATTGCGCTCCCAGACTGAAGTACCAGCGCGAGCCAAAACGAAAGTCGAGTTCAGCAGCCAGCTCAGAATTATTGTCAGTAATCTGGGTTGTGTCATCAAACAGCTGTGTCTGACTATCATCAAAGTAAAAGATCTGACCCAGGCTAAGGCGCATAAGTTCCTCAGCTCTGTGGTTAAATATGCTGGTAGTGGCCCCCAGCGTTATCTGATTGGCATCTGCTATTCGATCCAGACCGGTGAAACGGCGGGGTCGAAACAGCCCATTGTAATCATCCTGCATGGGTATGGAGTCATATATTCCGATATCACGCTGGTCGCGGTAAGGCGTGTAGAGAAACTGGAGTTGCGGTTGCAACGTCTGTAGCCCTCCATTGCCTGAAAAATCCAGTGGTCGTTCAAGGTTTATCTGGCCATGCCACCTTAGCTCGGGAAGGGCTCGAGTAATAGAGTTGCTGTTCAGCTGCTCTTCTTCGAATTTTTGTTGTTCATAATGAGTCAGCAGCATGCTGGTTTCAGCCTGCCATTCCCAACCAGGTCTGCGCATGTAATAACTCAAGCCTGGCTCCATGTGCACGCGGGTCGCATTTTCATCCGCCATATCCTGGCGCTGAAATTGAGTTATTTCACTAAACCATTGAGTGGTAAACCCCTGACGGGTTGGTAAGTCGCTTTCATGCCAGACGCTGATACGGGGCATGGTGCGATAGGGATTCTGGTAGGGTCCCAGCATTTGGAAGTCTTCTACCTGAACCTGCGCGGTCCAGTTCTGATGTTGGTAGTCAACCTGGCCGCGGCGATAGATATGGGCATCGGCGGGGCTGGCGAACTGACTGCCAAAATCATTGAAATAATTGACATCGCTAACGTGACTGGTGTCAACGTAACCGCTCCAGCGTGAGCTGAATTCAGCTTCATGTTCTACCCGCCAGAAAAAACGACTGTTGTCGGCTTGCCTGGAGCTATCGTTGTTCAGATATTCGATGTTGAACTGACCCTGGTGATCTTCGCTCAGGTAGCGTTGCTCCGCCATCCCCATCAGGCCACGCTCAGACATATAACGAGGTGTCAGGGTAGCGTCGTAATTGGGGGACAGATTGAAGTAATAAGGAATTTCGAATTCCAGGCCATTACGAGACGAGCTGCGAACGGTAGGATAGAGCAGGCCGGATTTGCGCTCGTCAGTAAGCGGGAAACTAAAGCGAGGGATATAAATGACAGGAACATTAAATAAACGAACCTGAGCACCGTGGGCCACCCCCCAGCTTTCATCTTCTTTCATCTCAATACGTCGGGCACGAACCTGCCATGCCGGACGATCACCCGGACACGTGGTAAAGCTGGCTCGGCGGAAGTTCAGGTTCTGATAGCCGCCAGACTCCTGGATGTCGAGTACACTCGCTGACCCTAGTGCTGATGTGCCTACAAGATGATAATCAATGTCCTGAATCGTAGCGCTTTGCTGGAGAGTGTGGGCATGAAAAGTATCTCCACGCACAGCAACGTACCCATCATTAAAATAGAGTCCACCGTCGGCTCGGATTTCACCGGTGATTTGGTTGTATTCGGCACTTTCAGTTTGCAGTAATTGCTGATTGTGGCGTAACTCTACGTTTCCCAGGTAGGAAGCGTAACTATTATGTAAAACATTAGCCTGATCAGCAGTCACCTGCACTGCATTATAAAGAGCTGGAGAAATATCATCTGAGGTGCTGGAAGGTTGGACCCAATCAGGCGTGACCTCGCATTGTTGCGGCCACATAGCCTGCGCTGAACCACTTACCATGAGCGACGATATAAGCAAAAAATAATGTGGGCGCCCCAATTGCAGCACAGTTATTTAACTCCGAACCAGTATCATAGACAGAAGGTGCTCATGATAAAGCAATTTCCTTCGCGCGGCTATTTGATAAGATAGGCGTTTTACGCAGAAAAGCGGAAATATAGGGAGAATTTTTTGCATTCGCTCAATCAACGTCAGCAAAAATTAGAGCAGTGGTTAGCTACACAGAGTCTGTGTCCGGATGGAGAGTTGCTTGTGGTCTCCGGTGACGCCAGTTTTCGCCGCTATTTTCGCTACCTGCATCAGGGTCATTGGTACATTGCGGTAGACGCTCCGCCGCCGCAGGAGTCTCTGCAGGAATTTTTGGCCATCGCGGCGGCCTATAAGCAGACCGGAGTGCCGGTTCCTCATGTTTACGCTTATAACAAGGATGATGGTTTTATGATCCTTGAGGATCTCGGTGACGACCTGTTTTACAGTCACCTGCAAGATGATTCGAGTGCGCGAGATTATTATATTCAGGCACTGGATCTGTTACCGGGGGTTATGCGCACCATTCGCACTGAAGATGGAGACTTGCCTGTTTATTCAGGTGAACTTCTGCAGACTGAATTAAGTTTATTCAGCGACTGGTTGCTAGAGCAACACCTGCAGCTAAAGCTGAGTCTTGCGGAACAGGAAATCTGGTTAGCTACTTGTGCGCTGTTAGTAGATAACGCCACGGGGCAGCCTCAGGTAGGAGTACACAGGGACTATCATTCGCGCAATATCATGTGCACAGAGTCTTCTGGTCTGGCGCTGATTGACTTTCAGGATGCTGTTCTGGGGCCAGTTACTTACGACGCGGTTTCCTTGCTGCGCGACTGTTATCTGGCATGGCCGGATGAATTGGTGAGTGAATTAAGTGAACATCTGTATCAGCGATTACAGACGGAGCACATTCTGCAACCTGAGGTTAGCCTGCAACAATGGCAACGCTGGTTTGATTTAATGGGTATTCAGCGCCACTGCAAGGCGGCGGGTATTTTTGCGCGGCTTTGTCACCGTGACGGTAAATTAAACTACCTGGCTGATGTACCGCGAACCTTGAATTATATCCTCGAAGTATCTGCAAAATATCCCGAGCTCAGTGATTTTCATCGTTTACTGAAAGAACGTGTAGAACCAGCGGTGCAAGCATGCGCGCAATGATTCTGGCGGCTGGCCGAGGGCAGCGCATGCGTCCGCTCACTGACAATATGCCCAAGCCTTTGTTGCCGGTGGCAGGCAAACCTTTGATTGATTACCACCTGGAAAAGTTAGCACGGGCTGGAGTCAAAGACGTGGTTATTAATCATGCCTGGCAAGGCGCCAGTTTGCACCAGCATATAGGTAATGGGCAGGCTTATGGTCTCAATGTTGCCTGGTCAGCAGAACCTGAAGGCGGTCTGGAAACAGCCGGGGGCATTATAAAAGCATTACCATTACTGGGGGATGAGCCGTTTTGGGTTATTAATGGTGATGTCTGGACCGATTATGCGTTCTCCAGTTTACCTACCACACTGGACGATGCACTGGGTCATTTGATTTTGGTGACAAACCCACAGCATAACCAGAATGGAGACTTTCAGTTAGCTCAGGATCGGGTAGAGCTGCCTGAAGCAGGGCCTGGTTATACCTTTAGCGGTCTTAGCTTGCTAAGCCCGCAGTTGTTTGCTGGTTATCCAGTAACTAAGCTGGCATTAAAGCCTTTATTTTTAGCAGCCATTCAGCAGCAGCAACTACAGGGTTCTGTTTATAATGGGCAATGGACAGATGTAGGTACGCCACAGCGACTTGAGCAATTATCAGCTCAGCTGCTGGCTCAGCGACGGCAACAGGAGCAATAAAGCCATGTGGGGAAAGATTCTGGGGGCGGCTTTTGGTTTCCTGTTTTTACGTATACCGGGCCTCATTCTGGGGTTCCTGATCGGGCACTGGTTTGACCGTGCTTATGCACAGCATCAGACTCAGGAAGGCGGCTTTTCGCGGTTTTTTTATGACACTGCAATAAGCGGCGAAAAGGCGACGTTTTTCTTTGCCATGTTCGCCACTATGGGGCATTTAGCGAAAGCGAAAGGGCGGGTTACCGAACAGGATATCGCTCAGGCGCAGGCATTGATGCACAGACTGGAGTTGCGTGGGGAAACGATGCGCGAGGCGCAACAAGCTTTTCGCGAAGGTAAAGACCCAGCGTTCCCGCTGGATAAAACCTTACGTCGTTTTCGTGACGATAGCCGGGGGCGGCGCGACATTCTGCAGTTGTTTATGGAGCAACTGATTTTAACCGCACTGAATGACAGTAAGTTAGAGCGTGACGAGTATAATATTTTGTTGCGTGCCGCCCGCACACTTGGTTTTAATAAATTCGAACTGGATAAATGGTTGCTGATGACAGGAGCCAGTGCCCGTTTTCAAAGGGCTCACCGGTCACAGAACTATACAAAAAGCAGTGGTCAGGCTCGCGGCTCCCAGGATGCTTCCCGGTTGCAGGATGCTTATCAGGCGCTAGGTGTGAAAGCAGACGTTAGCGATCAGGAATTGAAAAAAGCGTATCGTAAGTTAATGCGTGAACACCATCCGGATAAGCTTGCTGCCCAGGGGCTACCAGAAGAAATGATGAAAGCAGCGAAAGAGCGAACGCAGAATATTCAGGCCGCCTATGATCAAATCAAGCGCAGCCGGGGGCGTAACTAAAAATCGTTGCTGCGTAACCAGCCATAAAGCTGGTGCTGCAAATAGCGTGGTTGGTGAGCATGAGTGCCGGCCGGAATAATACGCTGGCGATAACTTACCTGCTGGTGGCGTTGTGCTTGTTGCTGACGACGTGAGGCGGCCTGAGTTACCCAGTCGTTGCCGTCATGGGGCGAGAGATCAAGCACTGGCACTGGTAGCTGCGCGAGCTTGGTGGCCAATTGCTGATTGAGTTGCCACTGAGGGAAATAGATACCATAAACCACAAAGGCATCGGGCAGAGGCAATTCATTGCGGCTGAACAAATCAGTTAATAATGCTGCACTGATGCCTTCAGCGACAATAATAACTGACCCGGCTATTAAACTGGTCTGACTATAAGCTAACTCGACCCGTTCCCGCAGTTGTTCACGTAATTCAGCCAGTTCTTCATCCGCTAGCGGCTCCGGGTAGCGGACGTCTTCGTCGCCCTGCCAGCGAAAATTATCAAGCGGTTGTGTCGGTGGCTGTAACGCGTAACTTTGCCAGCCATAATCGGGCATGCTTTGATATAAGCTGCGAATAGCGGCGGACTGGTAAGGATGATACCCCCATTCTGGAATATGCAGAATACTCCCCCGATCAAACGCCTGTTTGTTCTCCTGCTCAAGTAGCAGTACCTGAGTATCACCTTCACCTAACCAGACCACCTCGCCGGGAGGCAGGTAGTAGTCAAGGTCGTTGTTAGCCTGTGCTGCTGCCGGGGTTAGCAGTACAGTCAGCAGGCATAGGTGCAGTAAGGTCTGTTTCATACCTGGGTTATCGGCCGCAGGTAAGCAAAGCTTTAAAAATTAGCGGGCAGTTTAAAGTGGCAGGCTTCACCACTATGTGGATGGCTAAAGCGTAGCTCTTCTGCGTGCAGGAGTAACCGGGGAGCTGCCTGAGTAGACTGAGGGCTACCATACAGCCGATCACCCAGAATGGGGCAGCCTGATTGCCACATATGCACCCG encodes:
- a CDS encoding symmetrical bis(5'-nucleosyl)-tetraphosphatase, with translation MALYLVGDIHGCAREFEMLLSQVSFNPAHDQLWSVGDLIGRGPQPLEVLQLVDSLGSAFQCVSGNHDLNLLSVLCGVKPANPKDNTETILNSSQRHYWIDWLRQQPLMLQHPSAPLAMAHAGIYPGWSLHQAQQLADEASLVLQSEQFVPFLRDMYSNQPDTWDDGLQGSERFRFIVNAFTRMRFCRQQQQKVILDLDCKAPPAEAPETIKPWFKIWPESATTIAFGHWAALNGDSQRKDIVALDTGCVWGNKLTLWDYENNYYYQQDALAD
- the apaG gene encoding Co2+/Mg2+ efflux protein ApaG translates to MNNSPINIQVETQFMDAQSNPEQDQYVFAYTITIANNAQQSIQLLTREWSINDADGKVTQVAGDGVVGKQPHIGPGEHFTYTSGTVLTTPLGSMQGSYGMLWENGDDIEVPIPAFRLAVPNILH
- the rsmA gene encoding 16S rRNA (adenine(1518)-N(6)/adenine(1519)-N(6))-dimethyltransferase RsmA, with product MSKVHQGHFARKRFGQNFLHDQDVIESIVSAIHPQPDEALVEIGPGLAALTEPVADICRQLHVIELDRDLADRLQQHPVLADLLTVHRVDALRFDFSELAQELGKKLRVFGNLPYNISTPLIFHLLNQVGQIEDMHFMLQKEVVARMAATPGNKTFGRLSVMIQQACEVAPVLHVPPGAFTPPPKVESAVVRLRPMDNPVYPVHDRKMLNNVCLTGFNQRRKTVRNNFKELVSEQQLEALGIDPSVRPETLNVVDFCNIANWLTEQESDHE
- the pdxA gene encoding 4-hydroxythreonine-4-phosphate dehydrogenase PdxA → MPQRIAITAGEPAGIGPDLIIQLCQQKWPVELVVCADKSMLQERAALLGLPLEIVDYDADLPARPLPAGSMTVLHLPVAAKVTPGVLDEANGQYVVSTLNRACQGNLDGEFAAVVTGPVHKGVINDAGIAFSGHTEFFAHQAGCNDVVMMLATEGLRVALVTTHLPLAYVSKAITKERIQQVIHILHADMVNKFNLPQPRILVCGLNPHAGENGHLGTEEIDVIIPALQELRDEYGYHLPGPFPADTIFQPKYLEQADVVLAMFHDQGLPVLKYKGFGAAVNITLGLPFIRTSVDHGTALDLAGQGNANVGSFKLAIEQAISMANQSL
- the surA gene encoding peptidylprolyl isomerase SurA, whose protein sequence is MKVVTSCLFAITLLFSTASTAEELLDQVVVVVNNNVVLESEVESLVQSVRRDAAASGRSLPSEQALRTQATERLILQKLQISMAENMGIRISDAQLDQAIASIAAENNMPVEALRNQVIADGLTWNSYREEVREQIITNEVQRSQVQRRIYISPQEVNNLVRLIDEQGQSATEYNLSHILISFQNEEGDQDEAAARRRADRVMETLNEGDDFAQVAISASSAANALDGGEMGWMSSNAMPTLFAAAVDGESPGTLVGPLRSGVGFHILKVNDVRGADAFTAEEVKARHILIQPSVILSDNRAQQMLTEFRQQIIDGEKDFAELAREHSSDTGSAALGGELGWSDPSAYVPEFRDRVMSQEEGVISEPFRTTHGWHIVEVQDRRVEDITDQRKQDQAQQMLYNRKFREELDIWLQEIRDGAYVEVVR
- a CDS encoding LPS-assembly protein LptD, producing MWPQQCEVTPDWVQPSSTSDDISPALYNAVQVTADQANVLHNSYASYLGNVELRHNQQLLQTESAEYNQITGEIRADGGLYFNDGYVAVRGDTFHAHTLQQSATIQDIDYHLVGTSALGSASVLDIQESGGYQNLNFRRASFTTCPGDRPAWQVRARRIEMKEDESWGVAHGAQVRLFNVPVIYIPRFSFPLTDERKSGLLYPTVRSSSRNGLEFEIPYYFNLSPNYDATLTPRYMSERGLMGMAEQRYLSEDHQGQFNIEYLNNDSSRQADNSRFFWRVEHEAEFSSRWSGYVDTSHVSDVNYFNDFGSQFASPADAHIYRRGQVDYQHQNWTAQVQVEDFQMLGPYQNPYRTMPRISVWHESDLPTRQGFTTQWFSEITQFQRQDMADENATRVHMEPGLSYYMRRPGWEWQAETSMLLTHYEQQKFEEEQLNSNSITRALPELRWHGQINLERPLDFSGNGGLQTLQPQLQFLYTPYRDQRDIGIYDSIPMQDDYNGLFRPRRFTGLDRIADANQITLGATTSIFNHRAEELMRLSLGQIFYFDDSQTQLFDDTTQITDNNSELAAELDFRFGSRWYFSLGAQYDSQLNQMQKSRSAVEYRKDSNNLIQLNHRQIRGLVGTEADVEQLGLVTTWQVHQDWSIAGHWYQDLRNGDALDVNFGFQYERCCWALRVSGYRRIDRNFEGISSTQPLTPAEFDNGISLQFVITGLSGDRSSLSNLLQQGIFGYRRPFYLSN
- a CDS encoding aminoglycoside phosphotransferase family protein, translated to MHSLNQRQQKLEQWLATQSLCPDGELLVVSGDASFRRYFRYLHQGHWYIAVDAPPPQESLQEFLAIAAAYKQTGVPVPHVYAYNKDDGFMILEDLGDDLFYSHLQDDSSARDYYIQALDLLPGVMRTIRTEDGDLPVYSGELLQTELSLFSDWLLEQHLQLKLSLAEQEIWLATCALLVDNATGQPQVGVHRDYHSRNIMCTESSGLALIDFQDAVLGPVTYDAVSLLRDCYLAWPDELVSELSEHLYQRLQTEHILQPEVSLQQWQRWFDLMGIQRHCKAAGIFARLCHRDGKLNYLADVPRTLNYILEVSAKYPELSDFHRLLKERVEPAVQACAQ
- the murU gene encoding N-acetylmuramate alpha-1-phosphate uridylyltransferase MurU codes for the protein MRAMILAAGRGQRMRPLTDNMPKPLLPVAGKPLIDYHLEKLARAGVKDVVINHAWQGASLHQHIGNGQAYGLNVAWSAEPEGGLETAGGIIKALPLLGDEPFWVINGDVWTDYAFSSLPTTLDDALGHLILVTNPQHNQNGDFQLAQDRVELPEAGPGYTFSGLSLLSPQLFAGYPVTKLALKPLFLAAIQQQQLQGSVYNGQWTDVGTPQRLEQLSAQLLAQRRQQEQ
- the djlA gene encoding co-chaperone DjlA — its product is MWGKILGAAFGFLFLRIPGLILGFLIGHWFDRAYAQHQTQEGGFSRFFYDTAISGEKATFFFAMFATMGHLAKAKGRVTEQDIAQAQALMHRLELRGETMREAQQAFREGKDPAFPLDKTLRRFRDDSRGRRDILQLFMEQLILTALNDSKLERDEYNILLRAARTLGFNKFELDKWLLMTGASARFQRAHRSQNYTKSSGQARGSQDASRLQDAYQALGVKADVSDQELKKAYRKLMREHHPDKLAAQGLPEEMMKAAKERTQNIQAAYDQIKRSRGRN
- a CDS encoding DUF3530 family protein → MKQTLLHLCLLTVLLTPAAAQANNDLDYYLPPGEVVWLGEGDTQVLLLEQENKQAFDRGSILHIPEWGYHPYQSAAIRSLYQSMPDYGWQSYALQPPTQPLDNFRWQGDEDVRYPEPLADEELAELREQLRERVELAYSQTSLIAGSVIIVAEGISAALLTDLFSRNELPLPDAFVVYGIYFPQWQLNQQLATKLAQLPVPVLDLSPHDGNDWVTQAASRRQQQAQRHQQVSYRQRIIPAGTHAHQPRYLQHQLYGWLRSNDF